From the genome of Fusarium fujikuroi IMI 58289 draft genome, chromosome FFUJ_chr06:
GACACAAATAGAGCGAAGTCGACTTCGAAGTTTTTCCTTCGCTTCTGGGGATAAAATGGAATTTCGGGTTTCAATGGGCAAACTGAGGTGTTAGACTCGCTCTTGTTTGGCGTGCAGTGTCGAAGTGGTTTGAGGTCCGTGAGAACCTCAGTACCCGCCCTTTTCGGAGTAACTCGCACGCTGGCCCCTGAACAAGGAACGCAACGTCACTCACGAGAGTTTTCCAGAAACCGAGACTTTTTCGATTTCTGGATTGAACACGAAACTCGGGACTGATCCTGCGGCACTGAACAATTATATGAAGATCACGTCTGTGCTGAAACATGGCACCTCCGGTACTCGGTAGCCGAGATGCTCGCTCAACGAGGCTGTGATGCGGCATCCGGATATCGTCACTCTGAGATAACTCGACAACGGGCGATATGCATACTCAAATTTTTGCATCGTCCGTTTTGAGTGAATACCCGAGTTTGAATCGGTCGGATAAAGTGGTGGTATCTGAGTCAGATGCCCTCAAGGCTGAAAGTGGCAAAGCAGTGAAAGACGAGATGTCGAGATGGAGACCTGTAACTCGAGCAATATCAAGTGTGTGTGCATGCGATCAAAAGATAAACATTTGCATAGAATCAGGTGCAGTTTTTCCAATTCCATGAATGCTTTGGCTGGTATCGTACCGCCATCGGAAATAAAGTAGCCTCTTGAGCCTCGGGTGGTCTGGTCTGTCTGTTTGGCCTTGCTTTGGTCTAGGAGATTCGCGTTTGCCTCGAAATTGAGCCAGCCATGTTCATCCTCGCATCCAATTGTTGATTTTCTCCTCTTTTGCTCCCtacatcccatcccatccaggAGCGCGCTCACTCATCAGCCTTTTTTCTGGGGGTCGAGcaaactcaactcaactcaactcaactcaactcccttctcttccttgctctcccagcctctctctctcttcatcctccaacTAACTACAACCAACTGCAATACATCGATACCCTCCATCTATCTCCTGTAGTATCAAGAGCCTAGGTATTGATGTATTACACTTGAGCACGAGACTTTTATTCTCCACTATTCGTCTCTAtatctctctcatctcgttTTTTAcccttcttcctttcttcaTCCCCCCCCTCCTTTCGTATCTCTCTATTCCTTCGACCCTCGTCACGTCCTGGCCACTCAATCCcacttttttctttaaatcAACCAACAAAGAACGCGACGAGGTCCAAACGCAGCATCAACATTCATTGTTGAACTGGGCTTCTTTCAAGACAATACAATACAATACGGCACAAGATAAAATAACCCAATCATCTTTGCTTTATCTGTAAGTTGCTCTGATAACCTCTTTCTCTCATTCATCAAAGAAGAGTGATTCACTTTATCGAGTCTATTTTATTCGATTGCTCGCTCCTCTCTTGCTTCCCtctatcaacaacatcacatCAACCTCCTTCCTGTCTTTGACTCTCTCTCCGCATTCCCTTTCGCTCGCCGAATCCAtccttccttctcctttttcgGCTTTCTTTACTCCTACACGGAAACAACCATAGTACGTACCAAGCATTAGCCTTGGACCCTTACTTCCTCTTCCCTGCCTGCCCTTGGGCAAGTCTAAGGTTGGACCGGCGCGCGCGGGGGTAAAGCACCACCCACTcgactaggtaggtattacTGTACCTATCTAGTCGCCCACGCTCCTTCCCgctcccatctccatctctggGCGCGCCGCGTTTGCTTCTCACTTCCATTTCATTTAATTCTCTACCTCACATTTTCTTCCTTCTACACGCTAAATTTTGTCAAGCACAACATCTTGActtgttttctcttcaatTTACCCAAATTATCCattttctttactttttcttACACTTTGAATGACTTCTGGGTTCTAAATATTTCGCGTCAAACAGTCTATTATACCACTCAGGCGAGCTTTTGCCCCTGCCGGAATGGCACTCTTATTGTCCTCTGAGGGCGCCTTTGAGGTCAGCACCACGGACGATTCTTCCTCAAATGTCGCGTCTGCAACTTCAACACCTCCTACTACCGTCGCCGATGAAGCCAGTCTTCACTCCGATTCTCCCAAACGCGATGTCGTTCACGTTGCACTCGAGCCTGACTCTCCCGAAGTCGCGCCTACTACTTCCGAGCCCATCGAGCCTACAGAGACCGACAGCGCCGCCAATGCGCCGCCGCCTGCCCCAATTCGCTCTCGACGTAGCCGCGTTAGTGCCCCTGTTTACAATCTTGTTCAATTGAGTGGTACAGCTGGCCATGGAAAGCGACGCGCTAAAGGAGACATTGTCGCGGaccgacgaagaagaagaaagaccaTCTCCGGCCCAGTCTTGGGCAATGACAAGGGAACGTCCGATACTCCTCAGGACGCAACACCCGAAACCGTACGCAGTGGTATCGACGCGCTGGGTGCTACTCAGTCAGCAAGCAAGCTGGACTCCCCCCGCGCTCGTCGCCAGAAGATCGCGGAGGAGAGTAGCTCGAGCAGACGTTCTTCGACGCGTCGCTCCAGTGTCTTTGCGCCTATCGCAGCGACACCTATTACTAAAAACTCCAAGGCTACCAAACGGAGTCGCAAATCTACGGAAAAGCCCTCAACACCCATGTCACGCGAGCTGAGGCGTCTGCAGGACACTAAGGAATTTGCGCACATCGACGAGAAGCCTGTGGTTTTGAGTGTATGGTCAAACGGAAAGTTTGTTGACCCTAAGGCTGCCAAAGCAGCCTCACGAAAGAAGGCTGAGCCTGAACAATCTGCCGAGGAGCCCAAAGAGGCTGAACCCGAGCCCGTGATTAACACCAGGAAGCGTCGGGTCAAGAAATATCTTGCTAAGGGTCTTTACGCTGGACAGGATGCTCCCATTGACATTTCTAAGGGTTTGACCGTGGGTGAAAAGAAGGCTCTGGCTCAGTTGCCGGAACTCATTCCCAGCGGTCGCGTTAATAAGACAATGCCTTTGCCCATGTTTAACGGTCTACGCACACTCATTGAAGGCCGCGACTTCAAGCTCCCCTACCAGGTCTGCAACCCGCTTCCACCAGGTCAACCTAAACCCGATGAATGGAAGAAAATGACAAAGAGTAAGTTTTGTGCCGAAATTGCAAGTTTAGCACTAACGTTGTCTAGATCGCTTCATTGGCGAATCTAAGGATTACTGGCGAAAGTCCCCCCACTTTCACGACTATTCATCGAAGTGCGTTTGCAAGCCGGAAGATGGGTGTGGCGAGAGCTGTCAGAATCGAATTATGCTTTACGAATGTGATGAGCAGAACTGCAATGCGGGCAAGCAGTATTGCACCAACCGTGCGTTTGCCACCCTCACGGCGCGCCGAAACAAGGGCGGAAAATACcgagttggtgttgaggtaaTCAAGACTTCTGACCGTGGATATGGTGTCCGAAGCAACCGATGCTTCAGACCCAAccagatcatcatggagTATGCTGGAGAAATCATCACTGAAGAGGAGTGTGAGCGCCGCATGACCGAAGTATACAAGGACAATGAGGTTAGTTTATAAGTCATTATGCGACTTTGATTGGACGATTTGGCTGACTCAGCAAAGTGCTACTATCTGATGAGCTTCGATCAAAATATGATCATCGACGCAACAACAGGATCTATCGCGCGTTTCGTGAATCACAGCTGCAACCCAAATTGCAGAATGATTAAATGGATCGTTTCCGGACAGCCGCGAATGGCCCTGTTTGCGGGTGATAAGCCCATCATGACAGGTGATGAGCTGACTTATGACTACAATTTTGACCCTTTTTCTGCCAAGAACGTGCAGAAATGTCTCTGCGGTGAACCCAACTGCCGCGGTGTTCTGGGGCCCAAGCCTCGTGAAGTCAAGCAGCCCAAAACCGATCTCAAGAATGCAGTCAAGGGCGCTGTCAAGGCAGGCAAACGTAAGCTTAAGGAGCTTATTGGAGACGAAGGAGACGATGGCAAGAATGCAAAGAAGCGGAAGGTGCAGCCTGCAAAGGGAGTGAAGCGAGCGATTTCCAACGCTGGTTCTAAGATGGCCAAGGGTGCAGCAAATGCTTTCAAGAAGGGTGTTTCCACAGTGGCCTCGACCACCAAGAAGGCGGCTCTGGGTTCAAAGTCACCGGCTAAGCGCCGCGTCTCGACCGGGGCTCTCCTTAAGAAGACGACTACCAAGCGAGTCATGCAAACATACTCACGCACTCCACAGAGACGAGCATCGGAGCGTGCATCGAGTGTCGGCCTTGTCTCTGCAAGCCGAGCCAAGAGCTCTTCAGTGACCAAGGTGTCAACtaagacgacgaagacgacggcCAGTCTCAGGAGAACCTCATCAAGGGTGATCTCGCCCCAACAGGCATTGGATCTTTCACGCGATGGTGAGATCCGGGTGGTCGCAGACGATTAGGAATATCAGAGAGTTGATGACGTTGGGATCGGGATTTGTGCTTACTGATAAAGGATGCATTCTCGCAGACCTGGACTGCTCCGCTGCATCATGAAATGAATCAAGAATAGGGGCAGGAGAAACGAATCGGGACAGGAATACGAACAGGAGCAGGGGAAGCGATAGGAAATATGGGTGCTAATGTTGCTCTTTTCCCGCCATTATCTTCATTTTATTGCTTTTCTGCGGGCGCCAGGGCGTATAGGGAGGCGAGGTTTGACATTGTACAGTATCAGGGAACGGATGGaaggctggctggctgtTGGTGGTCTGTAACCTTGCTTTAGCTATCTTTCATGCTTTACTGTTCAACACGTATTGTAATGATGTTTGGAAGTGCTTGCTTGTTGTGTACAGTAGTTACAATGTGTGTGGTCAAAATGCGATGCGGGGCTTTGCAATGACATTGATCGTCAAGGATCAGGGGTTATGCGATCGTATATCTCAAGCACTGAATCAGACCTGATTGCACATTCCTGAATACTCACTCAGCCTTGGATGACTGTCGTTGTTTTGTAAATCACACTTTGATACATCGACTCCAAAACATTGCGAGGCGAAACAAGGCATCGGAGCTAAATGCACTGCGTCGGGGCATATTTGTTCTCGTACTAAAATTTGTAGCGCAGGACTGATGAGTCGCAAGTGCGCATTGCGCTTTTGGGCATTTATTTGATATTGCACTCTCTTGGACGAGGAGCGCAACGTCTAATTGGGGGTACGTTGTAGACTTGGTCAAATCTCAAGTGGTGGTGCCTGGGAGGGGAGTGTTGATACTGTTTCTGGCGAGCTTCGGGTGTTTGCCAGCCCAGGGGGGTCAGTGATTACTGAAGGCCCAAGGGTACGAGTCGTCAATTCGTAGGCCCTAGGCAACACGATGAAGGAGCCTGTGCTTTCAAATGAAACATATTGTTTTCTAGCGGTCAAGATGCATACTCTAGTTGCTTCTCGTGCTGTGCAGGTGAGCCGGCTTGGCTACTTCAGGCACTTCACACATTCACTCACAGCCTTCCATCTGTGCTTTGGGGAATGATCGAATGAGAGGCTGTTCTTTATCCGAGGTCTAGAGTCTCTTTTCAAGAAATTTAAACTCTATTGAACGGTCTAGAAAGCCCTCTAGTTATTAATTGTAAAGACAAGAACTCCAGGTAAAGACTTAAACTTGAATTTGCGATGGAGCGACGTGGGTAAATGCCTCCTCTCTTGTGGTCCCAGAGGCCACATCTAATCCTGCTGAGGCTGGAGGCCTATACATAGCTTGTAAGCTACCAACCTATTATAATGAAGTCTCTAGGTGCCACCGCCTCCGGGAACATGATATGATGCTTCTTTTGCATGTTCTGATAAAGCGATGCTTCCTGTCTCCATGTAACGAAGTTGACTAAGCCGCTCTAACTAACCGCTCTCGCGCCTCGAGTATTACATACTCCAACCTCACTAAAACCAGGCGCTGTGCTAAGATTGGGTGTATCGCGATACGTTCAGGAGAACTCGCCTCGATTTAGAGTAAGATTCAGTCACGATAGTCACTTATCTATCAATTGGACTGTGAAAATCAAGGATAAAAACGagtatttttttttctatcAGCCTGCCAGTCCGGATAAATGAAAAGCGCATGTCAAATGAAACCGCCAGCATATTGCAGCACACATCTAGTCTAAGGTACAGAGGAGAAGCAACAAAGGAGACCGTAGAAAACAAATAAAAGTCCAAAGACGTAAATCCAGGTCTTAAGACACTCGGGAATAGAAGTAGAAGCCAAGATATAACAAGAGCAGAAAGAGAAACCCGAAGGTAATCGAGATACTGGCATCCTGGAACACAAGATGAGATAGCATCCACTGGGGTATTCGGAGAAAATCGAaagcatcaagaaggaaatgaAAACAACTGAAGACAGAAGACAGTCCTATATCCCAATAAAaacaaggagaaggccaGACGACCGTCACCAGTTCATGGCAGAAGAGAGCCATGGGAATCATGAAAACAGGGAGGCCATGCTCATTCACCGCCATCAAGACGCCACCTATCGCCCCTGGACAACAGTGCCAGGGATATGTACTTTCCCCATCGCTTTGTCTATAGCGTCACGATGTACCGCTGTATATCATAGCATGGTACTGTTGGTTTTGCCCTCTCCAGTTGGATACGTCTCCCACATCGACTCGACTGGCAGATTGAGAACCAACCCAGGATAAAAGTCGTGAGATCGAAGTTGTTTCATGCAGGGTCAGAGCCTCTTCAAAGCCAAGCTTCTCCACAAAGAATAGTTTATTCTTCAGCCTGCTTTCGAATGCATCTGGTCGCTTTGTGGGAGCGATGCTTTTTGATGAGGTATGGCTTCGAAAAGATGGTCTACTTGTCTTGGGTTGTGGATAGAAAGACCTTGCACCTCGAAGAATCATAATAAACTTGGCAATCCATGTTTATGCActgcttgttgatgctgcatGAGTTTTCGGAGTGACAGTTATAGCATTCCCAGCGCCACGTTTCGCTCATCTTGGCAAGATTAAAGGCGTGGTAGGAGATAGTGATAGTTAGGGTGATATGAATCTCTGACTAAGAGCTGTAGAGCTGCTAACGATGTAGAAGACTGGATGAGTTTTAATTCATCATGGAGGCGGTGGCTCTGGCCTCTTTTTGTAGAGTTAGAACACTGTTTCCAAATTCATGCTATtgacaacctcaacctcaagttCAAACAGGGCATCACTGAGAATATTGTGATTTCCATGGATCTCACTTGCTGAACCATGAACAAACAAGCCTCATGTTTGGAAGCCCCATGGTCACCTGGTTGATAGTCAAAAAGGCCGAGCGTTCCTCGCATAGGAGCAATTAGATACACTCGTATATGATTGAAATTGCCAGAGTCGTCTATCGTGTGACTGTATGAGATAGCGGTCGAGCATCGCTAACTTCAGAGGGGTTGTTCAATAGGGGGTTTGAGAAAGTTTCAACCCTCATACTCCCCGAGCGCACAATTTAGCTGCCATGACCCTGACGCACTGACTATATGTCTGGTCAACTCTCGAAAGGACTGGACGGGGATTGCTGCCATCGGTTCTGACTAGCTGCGCATTTGGGCACTGCCCAAGGAAGGCATGAGAACCGTTATCGAGAGTAGCTTCGCCTCGGTCGACATCAGTCGTAGGAAACCAGTGATAGTCGAGTTCTTGAGAAAATGGGTGCTCTTGTCACTGAGGCGAGCCTCTAGAAGGGGTCTAGAAACCGCACATTTTGAATCAAGATACCTTACACGCCTCAGCCACAGACTTGCAGGAATACCTTACTAGCTGCTTTCAACTCCCACTTAGCTTCTAAGCAGCCTCGGGTAAATGTCATGGGCATTGTaaatgatgttgttggacCTCGCAATTGCGGGTGAACGTCGTTGACGGGCAGCCAGTCTTTCAAGCCCCACCTGGATGTTAGTGTTTGCTAAGCCCCTGGAGCTTAGAAGTTAGCGACAACAACGACGAAGACAAGGACGGAGACTTGAAACCCATTCCTGCGAGGGCAAGGCCTCTCAGTACCATCGAcagggcttgggcttgggcttgggctttggGACTGCGCATGTTTGCTGTAAGTGTATGTTGGAAACCAGGGCGGGGTTGCTGTTCTTTCGTAAGAGCGAGGGTTCTCGATTTGGAAATAACTAGCCGAGGGGGTGTTGGATTAACCGTCAGTTTCGAAATCACAGTATTAGTCGCAAGCTTTAACAAATCCAACTCAGCAGGGCGGATGAATGCAATGGAAACAAGCCCAAACAAAAAGATCGAAGTTTGGATGGGGATGGATGAGGCTCTGCGCCGGCCGACATCGGATGTCGATACCGGTTTGTTGTAGGCATGTGACGAAAGCCCCGTTCATCAAAGTGCAAACTCCTTTATGCAATGTCATTCTCGGGCTGTTTGCATCCATCCTAGCCGAACTTATGAATCCCGATACAAGAATAAAGCCGAAGAGTAACATGCCTCGCCAAGTTCCCAGGTACCTCTGCCAAGCACTTGAAAGCACAAAGGTACGTTTAGGACTTTGGGGGTGGTTCGCCAAACAACGCAAGCAAACACTTAGACACCCGGCCTAGGTAACAAAATAGAGAGTTAGAGATGGCTATGTTCTAGTTCTTCTTTGAGGGCCATGATTTGAAGGGTAATTACCGAGATAGTGCAGCTTTGTCTCGACCAAGCTTCCACAAAAGGTGCATGGTTCCtttcaagttcaaggacaTATCATCCGCCCATACATCGTGTCGTGGGaactttaatatagaaagaaTACTTGTATCTATATTGGATCGTTAGTTCTAGTCAAAAAGAAACTGCTTCAATGATATCGACTTACAAACAATGATTTGTTCGCTCAGGTAGCATTGCAAGCCTCTAGGCCTCAGATACTCACCCCGAGCAAGTGCGAGAAAACTCAAAGGACACAAAACGACAGCGGTATGAAAGAATTAAACAAGGCTCCGGTGAAAACTGAGAAAGACAGAGGACGGGGGAACGAGCTTATATGGATGTTTTCTTGCAAGACTGCCTTGCCCCCACTTGATATCAATATGCACCTGCATCAGCAGGCTGGGTGCTTGTGCAGGTCAAGTGTAAATAGAAAAAGTCGTGCCAACAGCCTACCTGTATTGGGTGTAAGCATATAGCCATTGTGAAAATACCCCAAGTATCATATGGAGCCGCATGGTGATATTGCTGAGCGCTGTTTCTTGGACGTGATATAACACTGCTCTGTGTCAAAGACCTAGTATGCCAACATGAGCGTCCAACCGTGGAGTTGGAGGTCTATCGAGCTTGAAACAGATTCTTCTCAATAGACCCAGTAGTCAAGCCACAGCATCCGTAAGGCTCTAGTTTTGTGTATCTTGTGTGCTGCAGAAAAAATGGTCCTCGCAGACGGGCGCAGGGGTTTTGATGTATGTTATGGGCTGATGAAAGTTCAATATCGGTGAAAACACAGTTATTGAGCCTTGACGAGACCATGATATGTGAAGAAGCGGCCCTGAATATTTTTGAAGTATGCTAGAACGGGTTCTGCGAATATGCAACGCTGtttttttgttgttttttCTGTTGTTTTGCACTGATGAAAAGACGTTTGTAAGGTCGACGTCGTGACGCTCAGTAGGTGAAATCTACGCCCACAGTCGAGTGAGGATGACGGATGAAAGACAAGGTAGATTATGGGTTTAGGCAACCTGAAGAAGGATTGGGAGCTTCCTTGATGCCTGACATCAAATGCATCCAATGGCTTCCTTAGTTCTAAGGTGTAGCACCAGTCCCGTTACAGCTTCTTCGGGCTTTGCATGTTGCATCGTGGCCAATAATACGAGCTTCAGAATCAACAAGAGCATTGCCAAAGAATTCTTTGGTTCACATGCCATGAATGTTAGAGGCATAAACCTTGTGGCATGATAACCGAGGCGATCATTAGCATTGCTTTAATTAAGGGGTCCCTGCTCTGCCTTCCTCATCAGGCATATAAGTAAGAGGTTGTCGGGCCTCATGTAAGCAACAGACTCGTCGGATCTCCTTAAATTACAGGATAGGAATCCTCACTATATCTAGTCTTGGTGTACGTGTGGACTCTATGGGCTGACGAAGCGCTGAGGTGTCTTCCAAGGCTTAGCCCTCCTTTTGAAAGCCAGCAGATCTTCTGACAGCTCGAATGCTTGATAGTCCAAAAAGAGACTCAATGGCAGCACATCACAAAGACGACAACCCTCATTTGGACTGGATTGTAAATGTAGTGAATAGAATCCGCAGTTGGTGCAGGAGTTCTGCATTTAAGGCGGACTTGAGGCAGATCGTACACCATTGGTTTGATTTGGGGCTTTCACAAATGCTTCGAAGCCATCTAAAGAGTAGGTATCCCTGAATAGCGGCTTCTGGAGGAGACAATGACAGCCTTTCAATTACGAGATGAAGCTTTGTTACTATGATACCACTAAATGAAGATTGACTGGCTTGTTGGTCgtgctgttggttgatgcTCAATTCGGCTGAGGACAAAGGCATCgggaatggatggatggatccaTTGAAGAGGGCGGCAGAGACAGTGGGGGTGGGTTCTGGATCGCAAATTCAGGTCCCTGACGCCTCAGGGGGTAAGAAAACACCGGGACCTTAgtatagggtgtcaaaataaacttagtaaagagtcccctaaggttaggctagatttacctaagtatttgGATCGTTTAGGgttaaggtcctgagttttctttcctcccctagcctgAATGTGAGTCTCCTAAGAGACATTATTTTTA
Proteins encoded in this window:
- a CDS encoding related to histone-lysine N-methyltransferase, with protein sequence MALLLSSEGAFEVSTTDDSSSNVASATSTPPTTVADEASLHSDSPKRDVVHVALEPDSPEVAPTTSEPIEPTETDSAANAPPPAPIRSRRSRVSAPVYNLVQLSGTAGHGKRRAKGDIVADRRRRRKTISGPVLGNDKGTSDTPQDATPETVRSGIDALGATQSASKLDSPRARRQKIAEESSSSRRSSTRRSSVFAPIAATPITKNSKATKRSRKSTEKPSTPMSRELRRLQDTKEFAHIDEKPVVLSVWSNGKFVDPKAAKAASRKKAEPEQSAEEPKEAEPEPVINTRKRRVKKYLAKGLYAGQDAPIDISKGLTVGEKKALAQLPELIPSGRVNKTMPLPMFNGLRTLIEGRDFKLPYQVCNPLPPGQPKPDEWKKMTKNRFIGESKDYWRKSPHFHDYSSKCVCKPEDGCGESCQNRIMLYECDEQNCNAGKQYCTNRAFATLTARRNKGGKYRVGVEVIKTSDRGYGVRSNRCFRPNQIIMEYAGEIITEEECERRMTEVYKDNECYYLMSFDQNMIIDATTGSIARFVNHSCNPNCRMIKWIVSGQPRMALFAGDKPIMTGDELTYDYNFDPFSAKNVQKCLCGEPNCRGVLGPKPREVKQPKTDLKNAVKGAVKAGKRKLKELIGDEGDDGKNAKKRKVQPAKGVKRAISNAGSKMAKGAANAFKKGVSTVASTTKKAALGSKSPAKRRVSTGALLKKTTTKRVMQTYSRTPQRRASERASSVGLVSASRAKSSSVTKVSTKTTKTTASLRRTSSRVISPQQALDLSRDGEIRVVADD